The DNA region ttagtttgttaTCACCTacctaaaaattatttattagtgttaaaagtaaaatttatattttattaataatattaaaataattaaaattatatctcatttttctctcttatttaaaataataataatttattcttaagattaagatttgaaaaattcactttttattATCTAGGGTTTGATATCTCAAAATCTGATTATTTTCTCTAGCTAATAATGACTCTCCTCTCCGATATTTATCTTTCGAAAGACAAAACCTTTGTCTGGACTATGTAGGTATTGTTAGACGACGTTTTATCATCTAGACGAAGTGTTGTCTAAAGAAAAATGATGTTTCATTATCCAAatctagatgatgaatatcatCCTTTATTACTTCTTGTCATCCTTaggaaaagagagagatgacGGTAGAGATAGTGAGTGAGTCTAGGTTGGAAATTGACGGTCGCCAGTGGTGAAAAaggtaaagataaaaaatttagggatttgaggggaagtcactttttaaagatAAGGtatgagataaaatattaatttttaaaacttataagagaaaataaaataaaattatatattttttaatattattattaaaatatcattttattattatttttaacgataattttaataaaaatttaaagataaatggatgattgattttttatactgtcatagatatatttttaaaattaaactaaaatttagataaaaaatagttgtaattaattattgagaTAAGTTGTTAGAAAGCTATATGAATTGAATTAGatagtaatataataattgcCAACATGATCCCACCCGGTCAACGTCTCCCCATGAGCTCATTTCtttcattaaattataaaaaatgggaTCTTCGCCCCACTTCTGGAAAGAGGATTCGATGAAATAATTAGAGGCGAAGTTAGGAACGCGGATTTTAAAAGGATCATCTCTGCCACACACCCACTAAAAGAcctttgtattttaattaattactaaaataccatTAATGTTTAAAACccaattttaattcattttttttcccaaaCTCTTTCAGCATCCAAAATCAATGCTATTTTATGTGCAGAAAACATgtgaaattttatcttattcacCACTCAATTTTACATTAGGtgaagtttaattttgattacaATACATATTGTCAACTTTGTTATACGTTATCTACATGTGTTATCCATACTGAAATTGGTTAGAACTGAATATTTGATTGGGCGAAAATGGTATAGTTTGTTGAAACTGAGCTGAGATTATCACCAACAGTCGCATTTTTCTGATCAAAATTATCAGCAAGTGATTGTGTGGAGCTTGATACGAGACAGAACTTGAAGATAAATGTATGTCGAATAGGGAATTGTTGATTACTCTTGATTCCCCCACCTCTCTTGTTATGGTGGCCTGGGTAGTCTTCTTTACTAAACGCCACCTTCTCTTTCAAAACAAGTCCTGATTTGTCTGCGCGCTTCACCAAATTCCATTCATTGTAAGGGTGATGATCCATCTCTCGCGCACTCTTGAAGAATGACTCCACAAGCCTTTTGTTCTTCCTGTTAAAATTATTGCAtcaaaaacacaataaaattaacaaaccaGGAACAAATTTAACTTCTGTACATGTAAATTTCGTCTCTGTCACATGATTGATAAGTACACTGTCTGGGTCACGCAAGCCACTGTAATGACCCGCATGAGGAAAGTTGAAAATTATAACATCAAATTTCATGCCAATTAGATATGGATGTTCATTCATGTCATACACGTTCACTTCATGAAAAATTGAACATCAAGTATTCCAAGTGTGCTGTACTACTCCAATACTTCGTCTCTCAAGTTTCTGCTATATCGGAATCAGCAAATAAAATCTGAGTTAATAAGCAGATAATAATCTCTACATTTCAGCTTTGTATTGTACGTTCGGAGTCGAGGGATGTGGCAACCATGTTAGTGGCAGAGGCAAAAGCTCTGGCTAAACAAGCAGAAAATGAAAAGTCCCCTTCTTCACCAAGTAATATCTTTTGCTTGCTATTGTAGTGGTTAATCCTTCTCACTTTCTTACTCATCTTGCGCTAATTCCTCCAAAACTTGTTAATTGATTAACATTTATACTAACATTCTGGGGAACTGAAGAGAATGTGAGCATTAGGTGATAAAAATGTACGTTATGTACAGTCTCCAAAAGCTCAATGAATCATGAATCATGAAACGCAGACCGAGGCAGGAATTTGCACAGCCGGGTCTCCTAGATATTTGATGCAATACATCCTTCCTTCATTAGATCAGCCATTGTTGGACGGTTCACATTCGGCATATGTGCCAGTCtactaaaaaaattcaaagctgACGATAGTTTTAGACACGCAACAACTTCCCcccttaatttttatattatataatttcaaccaaaatttaactCCGTTAATTTGTTGCTTAAAGGTTACACTTTTATAGATCTTATGGTGTGTTCTCATTTGTTCTATGGTACTGGAATTTGAGAACCAAGAAGCTATGGCCAGTTCTGAAGATTGTGGTGTTAGTAGTGTCGCCACTGCTTCTGATTCTTCGGCCAATTATTGGAACAACTGGAACTGGAAGTCTGTTAGGTGGAATAAGCAATGGATTTTCACTCCCCTTCTTGTAACTTTCGAGGCTGCTGGAAATGTTACAGACAAATTCTGCCACTGCTTTGTTGTgacattttctctttctttgtttatttccaAGATGGAAGTAGCTTTGTGGTTGGAATAAGCTATGAATTAACTGTAAAATCTGATATTTGGCACCGGATATCGGGGTGGTTGTTTATCCACTATCAAAGGAAGCTGCACAAACCTGCAAGATTTTATACACTTTTGCTTCACTCATACGCTTCCTACATGGATGAGCTAAGTGAGAAAGTGGCAAGGATGAGATGCCTATGGACATAAAGTAAGAACTTTTCGCTCATTATGCCTTAAACACCGAGCAgaagaaatattaataaatctttcAGGTATTTTCTGTTTAGTCTTTACCAGGTGAGCCTAGTTGGAGTGCTGGTAGAATTGTCTTTGATAATAGTTGTTGCTCTGTGGAAAGGTCCATACATGTTATTTAAAGGATGGAAATCATGGAAGAGGCTATTGGAGGACCGATTGGCAGAGAAGGACACTAGTTGGAGACAGTTTGCGTCCCATTAGCTGGTCTTGCAATTCTCTTATGGCCTCTGGCTGTGGTAGCTGCTATAATCTCCAGCTTCTTTCTTGGACTTTATGCTGGAGTATTATTGTTCAACAGGTCTTCAGGAGTTGCCTTCTCTGTATTCAATCtcatcaaatcaaaatcttctcttcttcctcacCACTACTCTCTTTATGTCTCTCTTTCTCATACACCACCCGCTGTGGAAACCACACCAAAACACCATCACCAAGACGACAACCTTAAACTCAATTGGAGGAACGTTGAACTCTACAATTGAAGCCAATAGCTCAATTGGAAGCGCGGATTGGAAGATAGAGATGAAACTGTAATGTATCATCTCAAATGTATCACCTCAACAATACAATTATGAAAATAGACAAATTCACTGATACCAtgtaaaaactaaaacaaaattccGTTAAGAAAAGATGTAAATTTATTTAGCTTCAAAggtaaaaaatatcacaaaattagTAAGCCAAtcaatatacatattattattattattttgctatGTGATTTATGTTTTGCCTTTAATCGTAAAATAGAATAggaatatttacaaaattattaccaagaaaagtaaggatttatttttaaaaaatgactggGCTGGTACTGTAAGACTTCCTAATATAAGTCATATGACATCAGAaagtataatattttcaatgaataaaaaatattgagtcGAGTTTCTATCACGtttgtaaaatcttaatttatttaatatactGATTATAGATCTGTTTACTATACctcaaatttatctattcaatcaATATAAACGAATCTCTagttacttataaaaaaaaataatgagacaagtcaagattgacttgaaatCATGTATtaacaagtttaaattttattaaggaCTGGAGAACCGATATAAATACTATGAGAGTATTTAGAATTGAACGAATTGATACAAGAAACAATGGAAATGTGATAATTGGTAAGTGATAGCTGTGATGATTTCCTTATTGGTAAGTTGGATATGATTTCGTATCAGTGTCGCCTTGTCTGTTAATGgttgaaaactaacattatgGTAATAACTCATAATCCGACATAAACATGTAAAAAGACCACCTGTCATAAGTTTTTGACTATGGGACCAAACCAACtgtattatttagtaaaaagaTTTGAGGATAATTTGTTGAAATCCGTTTGTAGCGGccatcttttcttctttcagcCTCTAGATGGCGAATTTTTCGCCGAACTGTAACAAACATTCGTCTTTGTTCCTTGCTCTGTTTCTTCACCCAAAATACTAATCTCCGGCAATATTCCTTTTTGGAGATTTCTTCCATCTGCGTCAAGGTATTTGTGCAACTTTCATTATGCTACAATCTAGCAATCTTTTGGTGGGCGCATTCTGCATATGTATGAACAAATAAGTTGGAAGTTATATATTTTGTCGTCACAAGGTTATAATATATAAGAGATAGAATCGTACTGTGGGCACATTGAGTAGCAATGGCTTTTCACCCTCTGAGAGCATTTTCTGTGGGGAATCCTCCATTAGCAGAGAGAATAACAGAAGATCCTGTAACATATAAAACAGCACAGAGCACCGTCACATGTGGGTACCAGACGCATATTGCAGGCTATTTGAGAACTGTGACAGTTTTGTGGTGCAAAAATCTTATGAATCATTCTTTAAGTATCATGATAAATAGTTTGGAAGGTGATTATCATTACACTTGCAAGATTGATCTAAAGCCTTGGCATTTTTGGTGCAAAAAAGGGTATAAGTCAATTGATGTTGAAGGGAACCTGGTGGAGATATATTGGGATCTTCGTTCTGCTAAATTTTCTGGAGGGCCTCAACCATATGCAGATTATTATGTTGCTCTAGTTTGGGACGAAGAGGTGGTGCTATTGCTGGGAGATTACAAGAAAAAGGCttataaaagaacaaaatcaaGACCAGCTATAATTGAAGCCATACAATATTACaagaaagaaaacatttttgCCAAGAAAAGTTTCGCAACAAGAGCTAAGTTTGATGATAGGAAAAGGGAACATGAAATTGTAGTTGAGAGTTCAACAAACGGGCCTAAAGACCCAGAAATGTGGATTAGCATAGATGGGATTGTGTTGATTCTGGTGAAGAATTTGCAATGGAAATTTAGAGGCAACCAAACTGTGATTGTAGATAAACAACCGGTTCACGTTTTCTGGGATGTACATGATTGGTTGTTTAGTAGCCCCGGAATGGGTCACGGGTTGTTCATATTCAAGCCAAGTGCACCGGAAGTAGAAAGTGAAGGCAG from Mangifera indica cultivar Alphonso chromosome 8, CATAS_Mindica_2.1, whole genome shotgun sequence includes:
- the LOC123223443 gene encoding uncharacterized protein LOC123223443, which codes for MSKKVRRINHYNSKQKILLGEEGDFSFSACLARAFASATNMVATSLDSELACVTQTVKNKRLVESFFKSAREMDHHPYNEWNLVKRADKSGLVLKEKVAFSKEDYPGHHNKRGGGIKSNQQFPIRHTFIFKFCLVSSSTQSLADNFDQKNATVGDNLSSVSTNYTIFAQSNIQF
- the LOC123222391 gene encoding uncharacterized protein LOC123222391; translated protein: MAFHPLRAFSVGNPPLAERITEDPVTYKTAQSTVTCGYQTHIAGYLRTVTVLWCKNLMNHSLSIMINSLEGDYHYTCKIDLKPWHFWCKKGYKSIDVEGNLVEIYWDLRSAKFSGGPQPYADYYVALVWDEEVVLLLGDYKKKAYKRTKSRPAIIEAIQYYKKENIFAKKSFATRAKFDDRKREHEIVVESSTNGPKDPEMWISIDGIVLILVKNLQWKFRGNQTVIVDKQPVHVFWDVHDWLFSSPGMGHGLFIFKPSAPEVESEGSSHGGDSDNNSTISRYHSTKSYAAPEFCLFLYAWKIE